From a single Leopardus geoffroyi isolate Oge1 chromosome E1, O.geoffroyi_Oge1_pat1.0, whole genome shotgun sequence genomic region:
- the LIG3 gene encoding DNA ligase 3 isoform X3 has protein sequence MPLDESAHFVCMTLTFKILFLPALRALGRKELCLFGEQHRWPDRRQFGHWSETELFHGHGLLQRRKAVLSSQKGGLRPRATRLVFLPGSHVGLCSGPCEMAEQRFCVDYAKRGTAGCKKCKEKIVKGVCRIGKVVPNPFSESGGDMKEWYHIKCMFEKLERARATTKKIEDLTELEGWEELEDNEKEQISQHIADLSSKATSTPKKKAVVQAKLTATGQVTSPVKGASFVTNTNPRKFSGFAAKPNNSGEARSSPTPKASLSSSRCDPKHKDCLLREFRKLCAMVAENPSYNTKTQIIQDFLRKGSAGDGFHGDVYLTVKLLLPGVIKSVYNLNDKQIVKLFSRIFNCNPDDMARDLEQGDVSETIRVFFEQSKSFPPAAKSLLTIQEVDAFLLRLSKLTKEDEQQQALQDIASRCTANDLKCIIRLIKHDLKMNSGAKHVLDALDPNAYEAFKASRNLQDVVERVLRNEQEVEKEPGRRRALSVQASLMTPVQPMLAEACKSIEHAMKKCPNGMFSEIKYDGERVQVHKNGDHFSYFSRSLKPVLPHKVAHFKDYIPQAFPGGHSMILDSEVLLIDTKTGKPLPFGTLGVHKKAAFQDANVCLFVFDCIYFNDISLMDRPLCERRKFLHDNMVEIPNRIMFSEMKQVTKASDLADMINRVIREGLEGLVLKDVKGTYEPGKRHWLKVKKDYLNEGAMADTADLVVLGAFYGQGSKGGMMSIFLMGCYDPGSQKWCTVTKCSGGHDDATLARLQKELDMVKISKDPSKIPSWLKINKTYYPDFIVPDPKKAAVWEITGAEFSKSEAHTADGISIRFPRCTRIRDDKDWKSATDLPKLKELYQLSKERADFTVAAGDEGSSTTGGSSGENEVTSRPASRASPKQPSTSAKKAGGRRSSPDSRGGSKPTAKPPPVRVGEKRKAPDEPPGQAKRRPASQQRGRRAVPAGRR, from the exons ATGCCCCTTGATGAATCTGCGCACTTTGT CTGTATGACTTTGACTTTCAAGATCCTCTTCCTCCCAGCCCTCCGCGCACTCGGGCGAAAAGAACTCTGCCTCTTCGGAGAACAACATCGCTGGCCTGACAGAAGACAGTTCGGCCATTGGTCAGAAACAGAGCTGTTTCATGGGCACGGCCTCCTCCAGAGAAGAAAGGCCGTTCTGTCATCCCAGAAAGGCGGTCTAAGACCACGTGCCACCCGCCTTGTTTTCTTGCCAGGGTCGCATGTGGGACTCTGCAGTGGCCCCTGTGAGATGGCCGAGCAACGGTTCTGTGTGGACTACGCCAAGCGTGGCACGGCCGGCTGCAAAAAGTGCAAGGAAAAGATCGTGAAGGGCGTATGCCGGATCGGCAAAGTGGTGCCCAACCCCTTCTCAGAGTCCGGGGGCGATATGAAAGAGTGGTATCACATTAAATGCATGTTCGAGAAACTGGAGCGGGCCCGGGCCACCACAAAAAAAATTGAGGACCTCACCGAGCTGGAAGGCTGGGAAGAGCTGGAAGATAATGAGAAGGAACAGATAAGCCAGCACATTGCAG ATTTGTCTTCCAAGGCAACAAGCACACCAAAGAAGAAAGCCGTTGTCCAGGCTAAGCTGACAGCCACTGGCCAGGTGACGTCTCCAGTGAAAGGTGCCTCATTTGTCACCAATACCAATCCTCGGAAGTTTTCTGGTTTTGCAG CCAAGCCCAACAACTCTGGGGAAGCCCGCTCAAGCCCTACCCCTAAGGCAAGCCTGTCCTCAAGCAGATGTGACCCCAAGCACAAGGATTGTCTGCTACGTGAGTTTCGGAAGTTGTGTGCCATGGTGGCTGAAAATCCTAGCTACAACACGAAGACCCAGATCATACAGGACTTCCTTCGGAAAGGTTCAGCAGGAG ATGGTTTCCACGGTGACGTGTACCTAACAGTGAAGCTGCTGCTGCCAGGTGTTATTAAGAGTGTTTACAACTTGAACGATAAGCAGATTGTGAAGCTTTTCAGCCGCATTTTTAACTGCAACCCAGATGATATGGCACGAGACCTAGAGCAG GGTGACGTGTCAGAGACGATCAGAGTCTTCTTTGAGCAGAGCAAGTCTTTCCCTCCAGCTGCCAAGAGCCTCCTCACCATCCAAGAGGTAGATGCGTTCCTCCTTCGCCTCTCCAAGCTCACCAAGGAGGATGAGCAACAGCAGGCCCTGCAGGACATCGCGTCCAG GTGTACAGCCAACGACCTTAAGTGCATCATCAGATTGATCAAACATGACCTGAAGATGAACTCAGGTGCAAAACACGT GTTAGATGCCCTTGACCCCAATGCCTATGAAGCCTTCAAAGCCTCACGCAACCTGCAGGACGTGGTGGAGCGAGTCCTCCGCAATGagcaggaggtggagaaggagccAGGCCGGAGACGAGCTCTGAGTGTCCAGGCTTCACTGATGACGCCAGTGCAGCCCATGCTG GCCGAGGCCTGCAAGTCCATCGAACATGCGATGAAGAAGTGTCCTAACGGCATGTTCTCTGAGATCAAGTATGACGGGGAGCGAGTCCAGGTGCATAAGAACGGAGACCACTTCAGCTACTTCAGCCGCAGCCTCAAGCCCGTCCTGCCTCACAAG GTGGCCCACTTTAAGGACTATATCCCCCAGGCTTTCCCTGGGGGCCACAGCATGATCTTGGACTCTGAGGTGCTCCTGATCGACACTAAGACAGGCAAACCGTTGCCCTTTGGGACTCTTGGGGTGCACAAG aaaGCTGCCTTCCAGGATGCTAACGTCTGCCTGTTTGTTTTTGATTGTATCTACTTCAATGACATCAGCTTGATGGACAG GCCTCTGTGTGAGCGGCGGAAGTTTCTTCATGATAACATGGTTGAAATTCCCAACCGGATCATGTTCTCAGAAATGAAGCAAGTCACT AAAGCTTCGGACTTGGCCGATATGATTAACCGGGTCATCCGAGAGGGGTTGGAAGGGCTGGTGCTGAAGGACGTGAAG GGTACATATGAGCCTGGAAAGCGGCACTGGCTGAAAGTCAAGAAAGACTATTTGAACGAGGGGGCCATGGCTGACACAGCTGACCTGGTGGTCCTTGGGGCCTTCTATGGGCAAGGGAGTAAAG GTGGCATGATGTCCATCTTCCTCATGGGCTGCTATGACCCAGGCAGCCAGAAGTGGTGCACGGTCACCAAGTGTTCGGGAGGCCATGATGATGCGACGCTTGCCCGCCTGCAGAAGGAACTGGACATGGTGAAGATCAGTAAG GATCCCAGCAAGATACCCAGCTGGCTGAAAATCAACAAGACCTACTACCCGGACTTCATAGTTCCAGACCCAAAG AAAGCTGCCGTGTGGGAGATCACAGGGGCTGAGTTCTCCAAATCTGAGGCTCACACGGCCGACGGAATCTCCATCCGATTCCCTCGTTGCACCCGGATCCGTGATGATAAGGACTGGAAATCTGCCACTGACCTCCCCAAACTGAAG GAACTATACCAGCTGTCCAAGGAGAGGGCAGACTTCACTGTGGCGGCCGGAGACGAGGGGAGCTCCACTACTGGGGGCAGCAGCGGAGAGAACGAGGTTACCTCGCGGCCTGCCTCCAGGGCCTCCCCGAAGCAGCCCTCCACCAGTGCcaagaaggcaggagggaggcggAGCAGCCCCGACAGCCGAGGCg GTAGCAAGCCCACAGCGAAGCCTCCCCccgtgagagtgggagagaagcgGAAGGCTCCCGACGAGC
- the LIG3 gene encoding DNA ligase 3 isoform X4 — protein MPLDESAHFVCMTLTFKILFLPALRALGRKELCLFGEQHRWPDRRQFGHWSETELFHGHGLLQRRKAVLSSQKGGLRPRATRLVFLPGSHVGLCSGPCEMAEQRFCVDYAKRGTAGCKKCKEKIVKGVCRIGKVVPNPFSESGGDMKEWYHIKCMFEKLERARATTKKIEDLTELEGWEELEDNEKEQISQHIADLSSKATSTPKKKAVVQAKLTATGQVTSPVKGASFVTNTNPRKFSGFAAKPNNSGEARSSPTPKASLSSSRCDPKHKDCLLREFRKLCAMVAENPSYNTKTQIIQDFLRKGSAGDGFHGDVYLTVKLLLPGVIKSVYNLNDKQIVKLFSRIFNCNPDDMARDLEQGDVSETIRVFFEQSKSFPPAAKSLLTIQEVDAFLLRLSKLTKEDEQQQALQDIASRCTANDLKCIIRLIKHDLKMNSGAKHVLDALDPNAYEAFKASRNLQDVVERVLRNEQEVEKEPGRRRALSVQASLMTPVQPMLAEACKSIEHAMKKCPNGMFSEIKYDGERVQVHKNGDHFSYFSRSLKPVLPHKVAHFKDYIPQAFPGGHSMILDSEVLLIDTKTGKPLPFGTLGVHKKAAFQDANVCLFVFDCIYFNDISLMDRPLCERRKFLHDNMVEIPNRIMFSEMKQVTKASDLADMINRVIREGLEGLVLKDVKGTYEPGKRHWLKVKKDYLNEGAMADTADLVVLGAFYGQGSKGGMMSIFLMGCYDPGSQKWCTVTKCSGGHDDATLARLQKELDMVKISKDPSKIPSWLKINKTYYPDFIVPDPKLVGRGFPASPASDLT, from the exons ATGCCCCTTGATGAATCTGCGCACTTTGT CTGTATGACTTTGACTTTCAAGATCCTCTTCCTCCCAGCCCTCCGCGCACTCGGGCGAAAAGAACTCTGCCTCTTCGGAGAACAACATCGCTGGCCTGACAGAAGACAGTTCGGCCATTGGTCAGAAACAGAGCTGTTTCATGGGCACGGCCTCCTCCAGAGAAGAAAGGCCGTTCTGTCATCCCAGAAAGGCGGTCTAAGACCACGTGCCACCCGCCTTGTTTTCTTGCCAGGGTCGCATGTGGGACTCTGCAGTGGCCCCTGTGAGATGGCCGAGCAACGGTTCTGTGTGGACTACGCCAAGCGTGGCACGGCCGGCTGCAAAAAGTGCAAGGAAAAGATCGTGAAGGGCGTATGCCGGATCGGCAAAGTGGTGCCCAACCCCTTCTCAGAGTCCGGGGGCGATATGAAAGAGTGGTATCACATTAAATGCATGTTCGAGAAACTGGAGCGGGCCCGGGCCACCACAAAAAAAATTGAGGACCTCACCGAGCTGGAAGGCTGGGAAGAGCTGGAAGATAATGAGAAGGAACAGATAAGCCAGCACATTGCAG ATTTGTCTTCCAAGGCAACAAGCACACCAAAGAAGAAAGCCGTTGTCCAGGCTAAGCTGACAGCCACTGGCCAGGTGACGTCTCCAGTGAAAGGTGCCTCATTTGTCACCAATACCAATCCTCGGAAGTTTTCTGGTTTTGCAG CCAAGCCCAACAACTCTGGGGAAGCCCGCTCAAGCCCTACCCCTAAGGCAAGCCTGTCCTCAAGCAGATGTGACCCCAAGCACAAGGATTGTCTGCTACGTGAGTTTCGGAAGTTGTGTGCCATGGTGGCTGAAAATCCTAGCTACAACACGAAGACCCAGATCATACAGGACTTCCTTCGGAAAGGTTCAGCAGGAG ATGGTTTCCACGGTGACGTGTACCTAACAGTGAAGCTGCTGCTGCCAGGTGTTATTAAGAGTGTTTACAACTTGAACGATAAGCAGATTGTGAAGCTTTTCAGCCGCATTTTTAACTGCAACCCAGATGATATGGCACGAGACCTAGAGCAG GGTGACGTGTCAGAGACGATCAGAGTCTTCTTTGAGCAGAGCAAGTCTTTCCCTCCAGCTGCCAAGAGCCTCCTCACCATCCAAGAGGTAGATGCGTTCCTCCTTCGCCTCTCCAAGCTCACCAAGGAGGATGAGCAACAGCAGGCCCTGCAGGACATCGCGTCCAG GTGTACAGCCAACGACCTTAAGTGCATCATCAGATTGATCAAACATGACCTGAAGATGAACTCAGGTGCAAAACACGT GTTAGATGCCCTTGACCCCAATGCCTATGAAGCCTTCAAAGCCTCACGCAACCTGCAGGACGTGGTGGAGCGAGTCCTCCGCAATGagcaggaggtggagaaggagccAGGCCGGAGACGAGCTCTGAGTGTCCAGGCTTCACTGATGACGCCAGTGCAGCCCATGCTG GCCGAGGCCTGCAAGTCCATCGAACATGCGATGAAGAAGTGTCCTAACGGCATGTTCTCTGAGATCAAGTATGACGGGGAGCGAGTCCAGGTGCATAAGAACGGAGACCACTTCAGCTACTTCAGCCGCAGCCTCAAGCCCGTCCTGCCTCACAAG GTGGCCCACTTTAAGGACTATATCCCCCAGGCTTTCCCTGGGGGCCACAGCATGATCTTGGACTCTGAGGTGCTCCTGATCGACACTAAGACAGGCAAACCGTTGCCCTTTGGGACTCTTGGGGTGCACAAG aaaGCTGCCTTCCAGGATGCTAACGTCTGCCTGTTTGTTTTTGATTGTATCTACTTCAATGACATCAGCTTGATGGACAG GCCTCTGTGTGAGCGGCGGAAGTTTCTTCATGATAACATGGTTGAAATTCCCAACCGGATCATGTTCTCAGAAATGAAGCAAGTCACT AAAGCTTCGGACTTGGCCGATATGATTAACCGGGTCATCCGAGAGGGGTTGGAAGGGCTGGTGCTGAAGGACGTGAAG GGTACATATGAGCCTGGAAAGCGGCACTGGCTGAAAGTCAAGAAAGACTATTTGAACGAGGGGGCCATGGCTGACACAGCTGACCTGGTGGTCCTTGGGGCCTTCTATGGGCAAGGGAGTAAAG GTGGCATGATGTCCATCTTCCTCATGGGCTGCTATGACCCAGGCAGCCAGAAGTGGTGCACGGTCACCAAGTGTTCGGGAGGCCATGATGATGCGACGCTTGCCCGCCTGCAGAAGGAACTGGACATGGTGAAGATCAGTAAG GATCCCAGCAAGATACCCAGCTGGCTGAAAATCAACAAGACCTACTACCCGGACTTCATAGTTCCAGACCCAAAG CTGGTTGGGAGAGGCTTCCCTGCTTCACCAGCGAGTGACCTGACTTAA
- the LIG3 gene encoding DNA ligase 3 isoform X1 codes for MPLDESAHFVCMTLTFKILFLPALRALGRKELCLFGEQHRWPDRRQFGHWSETELFHGHGLLQRRKAVLSSQKGGLRPRATRLVFLPGSHVGLCSGPCEMAEQRFCVDYAKRGTAGCKKCKEKIVKGVCRIGKVVPNPFSESGGDMKEWYHIKCMFEKLERARATTKKIEDLTELEGWEELEDNEKEQISQHIADLSSKATSTPKKKAVVQAKLTATGQVTSPVKGASFVTNTNPRKFSGFAAKPNNSGEARSSPTPKASLSSSRCDPKHKDCLLREFRKLCAMVAENPSYNTKTQIIQDFLRKGSAGDGFHGDVYLTVKLLLPGVIKSVYNLNDKQIVKLFSRIFNCNPDDMARDLEQGDVSETIRVFFEQSKSFPPAAKSLLTIQEVDAFLLRLSKLTKEDEQQQALQDIASRCTANDLKCIIRLIKHDLKMNSGAKHVLDALDPNAYEAFKASRNLQDVVERVLRNEQEVEKEPGRRRALSVQASLMTPVQPMLAEACKSIEHAMKKCPNGMFSEIKYDGERVQVHKNGDHFSYFSRSLKPVLPHKVAHFKDYIPQAFPGGHSMILDSEVLLIDTKTGKPLPFGTLGVHKKAAFQDANVCLFVFDCIYFNDISLMDRPLCERRKFLHDNMVEIPNRIMFSEMKQVTKASDLADMINRVIREGLEGLVLKDVKGTYEPGKRHWLKVKKDYLNEGAMADTADLVVLGAFYGQGSKGGMMSIFLMGCYDPGSQKWCTVTKCSGGHDDATLARLQKELDMVKISKDPSKIPSWLKINKTYYPDFIVPDPKKAAVWEITGAEFSKSEAHTADGISIRFPRCTRIRDDKDWKSATDLPKLKELYQLSKERADFTVAAGDEGSSTTGGSSGENEVTSRPASRASPKQPSTSAKKAGGRRSSPDSRGGSKPTAKPPPVRVGEKRKAPDEPPGQAKVLLDIFTGVRLYLPPSTPDFSRLRRYFVAFDGDLVQEFDMASATHVLGSRDENPEAQQVSPEWIWACIRKRRLVAPC; via the exons ATGCCCCTTGATGAATCTGCGCACTTTGT CTGTATGACTTTGACTTTCAAGATCCTCTTCCTCCCAGCCCTCCGCGCACTCGGGCGAAAAGAACTCTGCCTCTTCGGAGAACAACATCGCTGGCCTGACAGAAGACAGTTCGGCCATTGGTCAGAAACAGAGCTGTTTCATGGGCACGGCCTCCTCCAGAGAAGAAAGGCCGTTCTGTCATCCCAGAAAGGCGGTCTAAGACCACGTGCCACCCGCCTTGTTTTCTTGCCAGGGTCGCATGTGGGACTCTGCAGTGGCCCCTGTGAGATGGCCGAGCAACGGTTCTGTGTGGACTACGCCAAGCGTGGCACGGCCGGCTGCAAAAAGTGCAAGGAAAAGATCGTGAAGGGCGTATGCCGGATCGGCAAAGTGGTGCCCAACCCCTTCTCAGAGTCCGGGGGCGATATGAAAGAGTGGTATCACATTAAATGCATGTTCGAGAAACTGGAGCGGGCCCGGGCCACCACAAAAAAAATTGAGGACCTCACCGAGCTGGAAGGCTGGGAAGAGCTGGAAGATAATGAGAAGGAACAGATAAGCCAGCACATTGCAG ATTTGTCTTCCAAGGCAACAAGCACACCAAAGAAGAAAGCCGTTGTCCAGGCTAAGCTGACAGCCACTGGCCAGGTGACGTCTCCAGTGAAAGGTGCCTCATTTGTCACCAATACCAATCCTCGGAAGTTTTCTGGTTTTGCAG CCAAGCCCAACAACTCTGGGGAAGCCCGCTCAAGCCCTACCCCTAAGGCAAGCCTGTCCTCAAGCAGATGTGACCCCAAGCACAAGGATTGTCTGCTACGTGAGTTTCGGAAGTTGTGTGCCATGGTGGCTGAAAATCCTAGCTACAACACGAAGACCCAGATCATACAGGACTTCCTTCGGAAAGGTTCAGCAGGAG ATGGTTTCCACGGTGACGTGTACCTAACAGTGAAGCTGCTGCTGCCAGGTGTTATTAAGAGTGTTTACAACTTGAACGATAAGCAGATTGTGAAGCTTTTCAGCCGCATTTTTAACTGCAACCCAGATGATATGGCACGAGACCTAGAGCAG GGTGACGTGTCAGAGACGATCAGAGTCTTCTTTGAGCAGAGCAAGTCTTTCCCTCCAGCTGCCAAGAGCCTCCTCACCATCCAAGAGGTAGATGCGTTCCTCCTTCGCCTCTCCAAGCTCACCAAGGAGGATGAGCAACAGCAGGCCCTGCAGGACATCGCGTCCAG GTGTACAGCCAACGACCTTAAGTGCATCATCAGATTGATCAAACATGACCTGAAGATGAACTCAGGTGCAAAACACGT GTTAGATGCCCTTGACCCCAATGCCTATGAAGCCTTCAAAGCCTCACGCAACCTGCAGGACGTGGTGGAGCGAGTCCTCCGCAATGagcaggaggtggagaaggagccAGGCCGGAGACGAGCTCTGAGTGTCCAGGCTTCACTGATGACGCCAGTGCAGCCCATGCTG GCCGAGGCCTGCAAGTCCATCGAACATGCGATGAAGAAGTGTCCTAACGGCATGTTCTCTGAGATCAAGTATGACGGGGAGCGAGTCCAGGTGCATAAGAACGGAGACCACTTCAGCTACTTCAGCCGCAGCCTCAAGCCCGTCCTGCCTCACAAG GTGGCCCACTTTAAGGACTATATCCCCCAGGCTTTCCCTGGGGGCCACAGCATGATCTTGGACTCTGAGGTGCTCCTGATCGACACTAAGACAGGCAAACCGTTGCCCTTTGGGACTCTTGGGGTGCACAAG aaaGCTGCCTTCCAGGATGCTAACGTCTGCCTGTTTGTTTTTGATTGTATCTACTTCAATGACATCAGCTTGATGGACAG GCCTCTGTGTGAGCGGCGGAAGTTTCTTCATGATAACATGGTTGAAATTCCCAACCGGATCATGTTCTCAGAAATGAAGCAAGTCACT AAAGCTTCGGACTTGGCCGATATGATTAACCGGGTCATCCGAGAGGGGTTGGAAGGGCTGGTGCTGAAGGACGTGAAG GGTACATATGAGCCTGGAAAGCGGCACTGGCTGAAAGTCAAGAAAGACTATTTGAACGAGGGGGCCATGGCTGACACAGCTGACCTGGTGGTCCTTGGGGCCTTCTATGGGCAAGGGAGTAAAG GTGGCATGATGTCCATCTTCCTCATGGGCTGCTATGACCCAGGCAGCCAGAAGTGGTGCACGGTCACCAAGTGTTCGGGAGGCCATGATGATGCGACGCTTGCCCGCCTGCAGAAGGAACTGGACATGGTGAAGATCAGTAAG GATCCCAGCAAGATACCCAGCTGGCTGAAAATCAACAAGACCTACTACCCGGACTTCATAGTTCCAGACCCAAAG AAAGCTGCCGTGTGGGAGATCACAGGGGCTGAGTTCTCCAAATCTGAGGCTCACACGGCCGACGGAATCTCCATCCGATTCCCTCGTTGCACCCGGATCCGTGATGATAAGGACTGGAAATCTGCCACTGACCTCCCCAAACTGAAG GAACTATACCAGCTGTCCAAGGAGAGGGCAGACTTCACTGTGGCGGCCGGAGACGAGGGGAGCTCCACTACTGGGGGCAGCAGCGGAGAGAACGAGGTTACCTCGCGGCCTGCCTCCAGGGCCTCCCCGAAGCAGCCCTCCACCAGTGCcaagaaggcaggagggaggcggAGCAGCCCCGACAGCCGAGGCg GTAGCAAGCCCACAGCGAAGCCTCCCCccgtgagagtgggagagaagcgGAAGGCTCCCGACGAGC
- the LIG3 gene encoding DNA ligase 3 isoform X2, which yields MTLTFKILFLPALRALGRKELCLFGEQHRWPDRRQFGHWSETELFHGHGLLQRRKAVLSSQKGGLRPRATRLVFLPGSHVGLCSGPCEMAEQRFCVDYAKRGTAGCKKCKEKIVKGVCRIGKVVPNPFSESGGDMKEWYHIKCMFEKLERARATTKKIEDLTELEGWEELEDNEKEQISQHIADLSSKATSTPKKKAVVQAKLTATGQVTSPVKGASFVTNTNPRKFSGFAAKPNNSGEARSSPTPKASLSSSRCDPKHKDCLLREFRKLCAMVAENPSYNTKTQIIQDFLRKGSAGDGFHGDVYLTVKLLLPGVIKSVYNLNDKQIVKLFSRIFNCNPDDMARDLEQGDVSETIRVFFEQSKSFPPAAKSLLTIQEVDAFLLRLSKLTKEDEQQQALQDIASRCTANDLKCIIRLIKHDLKMNSGAKHVLDALDPNAYEAFKASRNLQDVVERVLRNEQEVEKEPGRRRALSVQASLMTPVQPMLAEACKSIEHAMKKCPNGMFSEIKYDGERVQVHKNGDHFSYFSRSLKPVLPHKVAHFKDYIPQAFPGGHSMILDSEVLLIDTKTGKPLPFGTLGVHKKAAFQDANVCLFVFDCIYFNDISLMDRPLCERRKFLHDNMVEIPNRIMFSEMKQVTKASDLADMINRVIREGLEGLVLKDVKGTYEPGKRHWLKVKKDYLNEGAMADTADLVVLGAFYGQGSKGGMMSIFLMGCYDPGSQKWCTVTKCSGGHDDATLARLQKELDMVKISKDPSKIPSWLKINKTYYPDFIVPDPKKAAVWEITGAEFSKSEAHTADGISIRFPRCTRIRDDKDWKSATDLPKLKELYQLSKERADFTVAAGDEGSSTTGGSSGENEVTSRPASRASPKQPSTSAKKAGGRRSSPDSRGGSKPTAKPPPVRVGEKRKAPDEPPGQAKVLLDIFTGVRLYLPPSTPDFSRLRRYFVAFDGDLVQEFDMASATHVLGSRDENPEAQQVSPEWIWACIRKRRLVAPC from the exons ATGACTTTGACTTTCAAGATCCTCTTCCTCCCAGCCCTCCGCGCACTCGGGCGAAAAGAACTCTGCCTCTTCGGAGAACAACATCGCTGGCCTGACAGAAGACAGTTCGGCCATTGGTCAGAAACAGAGCTGTTTCATGGGCACGGCCTCCTCCAGAGAAGAAAGGCCGTTCTGTCATCCCAGAAAGGCGGTCTAAGACCACGTGCCACCCGCCTTGTTTTCTTGCCAGGGTCGCATGTGGGACTCTGCAGTGGCCCCTGTGAGATGGCCGAGCAACGGTTCTGTGTGGACTACGCCAAGCGTGGCACGGCCGGCTGCAAAAAGTGCAAGGAAAAGATCGTGAAGGGCGTATGCCGGATCGGCAAAGTGGTGCCCAACCCCTTCTCAGAGTCCGGGGGCGATATGAAAGAGTGGTATCACATTAAATGCATGTTCGAGAAACTGGAGCGGGCCCGGGCCACCACAAAAAAAATTGAGGACCTCACCGAGCTGGAAGGCTGGGAAGAGCTGGAAGATAATGAGAAGGAACAGATAAGCCAGCACATTGCAG ATTTGTCTTCCAAGGCAACAAGCACACCAAAGAAGAAAGCCGTTGTCCAGGCTAAGCTGACAGCCACTGGCCAGGTGACGTCTCCAGTGAAAGGTGCCTCATTTGTCACCAATACCAATCCTCGGAAGTTTTCTGGTTTTGCAG CCAAGCCCAACAACTCTGGGGAAGCCCGCTCAAGCCCTACCCCTAAGGCAAGCCTGTCCTCAAGCAGATGTGACCCCAAGCACAAGGATTGTCTGCTACGTGAGTTTCGGAAGTTGTGTGCCATGGTGGCTGAAAATCCTAGCTACAACACGAAGACCCAGATCATACAGGACTTCCTTCGGAAAGGTTCAGCAGGAG ATGGTTTCCACGGTGACGTGTACCTAACAGTGAAGCTGCTGCTGCCAGGTGTTATTAAGAGTGTTTACAACTTGAACGATAAGCAGATTGTGAAGCTTTTCAGCCGCATTTTTAACTGCAACCCAGATGATATGGCACGAGACCTAGAGCAG GGTGACGTGTCAGAGACGATCAGAGTCTTCTTTGAGCAGAGCAAGTCTTTCCCTCCAGCTGCCAAGAGCCTCCTCACCATCCAAGAGGTAGATGCGTTCCTCCTTCGCCTCTCCAAGCTCACCAAGGAGGATGAGCAACAGCAGGCCCTGCAGGACATCGCGTCCAG GTGTACAGCCAACGACCTTAAGTGCATCATCAGATTGATCAAACATGACCTGAAGATGAACTCAGGTGCAAAACACGT GTTAGATGCCCTTGACCCCAATGCCTATGAAGCCTTCAAAGCCTCACGCAACCTGCAGGACGTGGTGGAGCGAGTCCTCCGCAATGagcaggaggtggagaaggagccAGGCCGGAGACGAGCTCTGAGTGTCCAGGCTTCACTGATGACGCCAGTGCAGCCCATGCTG GCCGAGGCCTGCAAGTCCATCGAACATGCGATGAAGAAGTGTCCTAACGGCATGTTCTCTGAGATCAAGTATGACGGGGAGCGAGTCCAGGTGCATAAGAACGGAGACCACTTCAGCTACTTCAGCCGCAGCCTCAAGCCCGTCCTGCCTCACAAG GTGGCCCACTTTAAGGACTATATCCCCCAGGCTTTCCCTGGGGGCCACAGCATGATCTTGGACTCTGAGGTGCTCCTGATCGACACTAAGACAGGCAAACCGTTGCCCTTTGGGACTCTTGGGGTGCACAAG aaaGCTGCCTTCCAGGATGCTAACGTCTGCCTGTTTGTTTTTGATTGTATCTACTTCAATGACATCAGCTTGATGGACAG GCCTCTGTGTGAGCGGCGGAAGTTTCTTCATGATAACATGGTTGAAATTCCCAACCGGATCATGTTCTCAGAAATGAAGCAAGTCACT AAAGCTTCGGACTTGGCCGATATGATTAACCGGGTCATCCGAGAGGGGTTGGAAGGGCTGGTGCTGAAGGACGTGAAG GGTACATATGAGCCTGGAAAGCGGCACTGGCTGAAAGTCAAGAAAGACTATTTGAACGAGGGGGCCATGGCTGACACAGCTGACCTGGTGGTCCTTGGGGCCTTCTATGGGCAAGGGAGTAAAG GTGGCATGATGTCCATCTTCCTCATGGGCTGCTATGACCCAGGCAGCCAGAAGTGGTGCACGGTCACCAAGTGTTCGGGAGGCCATGATGATGCGACGCTTGCCCGCCTGCAGAAGGAACTGGACATGGTGAAGATCAGTAAG GATCCCAGCAAGATACCCAGCTGGCTGAAAATCAACAAGACCTACTACCCGGACTTCATAGTTCCAGACCCAAAG AAAGCTGCCGTGTGGGAGATCACAGGGGCTGAGTTCTCCAAATCTGAGGCTCACACGGCCGACGGAATCTCCATCCGATTCCCTCGTTGCACCCGGATCCGTGATGATAAGGACTGGAAATCTGCCACTGACCTCCCCAAACTGAAG GAACTATACCAGCTGTCCAAGGAGAGGGCAGACTTCACTGTGGCGGCCGGAGACGAGGGGAGCTCCACTACTGGGGGCAGCAGCGGAGAGAACGAGGTTACCTCGCGGCCTGCCTCCAGGGCCTCCCCGAAGCAGCCCTCCACCAGTGCcaagaaggcaggagggaggcggAGCAGCCCCGACAGCCGAGGCg GTAGCAAGCCCACAGCGAAGCCTCCCCccgtgagagtgggagagaagcgGAAGGCTCCCGACGAGC